The DNA region GATGGCAATGCCGAGGTTTCCTTCGGCATTCTCAAAATCGATGGGGTTTACCTTATGCGGCATGGCAGATGAACCGACTTCCCCTTCCTTGATCTTTTGGCGGAAGTACTCCATCGAAATATAGGTCCACATATCCCGGCAAAGATCAATACATATCACTGAAACACGCTTGAGTGCATCAAACCGTGCACCCAGCTGGTCGTAATGCTCGATCTGGGTGGTAGGAAATGACCGGGTCAACCCGAGACCTTCTTCAATGAATTTATTTGCAAACACATTCCAGTCCTGATCGGGGTAAGCCACACAATGCGCATTCAGATTGCCGGTGGCGCCGCCGAACTTAGCGGCATGAGGAACAGCTGATGCGGCTTCCCATTGGAGTCGCAGCCGTTCCACAAACACCCGAACCTCTTTACCAAGACGTGTTGGCGATGCCGGTTGTCCGTGTGTACGTGCCAGCATGGACACATCCTTCCATTCTTCCGCCATGGAAGAAAGCTTTTTGATCAGCTTGTCAAACAGCGGTTCAATGATCTCATCTATGCCTTCCTTAATGGAAAGCGGAACTGCGGTGTTATTGATA from Flavobacteriales bacterium includes:
- a CDS encoding adenylosuccinate lyase, yielding MELTPLTAVSPVDGRYRRSTEALGAYFSEFALIRYRLHVEVEYFIALCEIPLPQLAGFDTSVHERMRKLVSGLTVQQAQAVKDIEKVTNHDVKAVEYFLKQEMESWGVGAEREFVHFGLTSQDINNTAVPLSIKEGIDEIIEPLFDKLIKKLSSMAEEWKDVSMLARTHGQPASPTRLGKEVRVFVERLRLQWEAASAVPHAAKFGGATGNLNAHCVAYPDQDWNVFANKFIEEGLGLTRSFPTTQIEHYDQLGARFDALKRVSVICIDLCRDMWTYISMEYFRQKIKEGEVGSSAMPHKVNPIDFENAEGNLGIAI